In Thioclava sp. GXIMD2076, one DNA window encodes the following:
- a CDS encoding valine--tRNA ligase, with protein MPMEKTFNAAEAEPRISAKWEEAGAFKAGANASRPETFTIMIPPPNVTGALHVGHAFNNTIQDILVRWHRMRGFDTLWQPGQDHAGIATQLMVEKELAKTGQPGRRELGREKFLEKVWDWKGQYGSTIVGQLQRLGSSCDWSRNAFTMAGAPGDPRTGHENSPNFHDAVIKVFVDMYNKGMIYRGKRLVNWDPHFETAISDLEVENIEVAGHMWHFKYKLAGGETYTYREKDEDGNVTFEEVRDYISIATTRPETMLGDGAVAVNPKDERYAPIVGKMVHLPLCDRLIPIVADEYPDMTFGSGAVKITGAHDFNDYQVAKRCNLPMYRLMDMQGAMRADGLPYEDCVARAREIAAGAEAGEMEIDSLNLVPEKYRGMDRFEARKAVIADINAAGLAVTIEKIITDDEDNEAAIWVPYVEDKPIMQPFGDRSKVVIEPMLTDQWFVDAEKIVGKALDAVRDGRTKIMPESGEKTYFHWLENIEPWCISRQLWWGHQIPVWYGLDLSVTGFTDDENNGDLDEVELGRLLNEGGMLHRGDIHHCAADFDSVTEMFRDANAALPVPLSAARIVEVADRKAAMETLAASLAEYNLSQDPTHLVYPVWRDGDVLDTWFSSGLWPIGTLGWPNWDESTKKYFPTDVLVTGFDILFFWVARMMMMQLAVVDQVPFHTVYLHQLVRDEKGKKMSKTTGNVIDPLEIIDEFGADALRFTNASMAALGGVLKLSKDRIAGYRNFGTKIWNATRFAEMNGVFEGAPVAMPAPTHTVNRWIVGEVAKVREEVDAAFDTYRFNDAANALYGFVWGKVCDWYVEFAKPLFDGEHAQETRETMRWVLDQAYTMLHPIMPFITEELWELTGERTKLLAHGDWPVYTAAELVDPAADAEMNWVIALIEEIRSSRAQMGVPVGLKLPMILAEADAAARAALANNEALILKLARVDSITEGPIPKGAISIPAHGALFGLPLEGVIDVKAEKTRLEKALAKIQKEIGGMEGRLKNPKFLEKAEAEVIEETRGNLALRQEEADKIAAAVKRLAELG; from the coding sequence ATGCCGATGGAAAAGACCTTCAACGCCGCCGAGGCAGAACCCCGCATCTCCGCCAAATGGGAAGAGGCAGGGGCCTTCAAAGCGGGCGCCAATGCCTCGCGCCCCGAAACCTTCACCATCATGATCCCGCCGCCGAACGTGACCGGCGCGCTGCATGTGGGCCATGCGTTCAACAACACCATTCAGGATATTCTGGTCCGCTGGCACCGGATGCGCGGCTTTGACACGCTCTGGCAGCCGGGTCAGGACCATGCCGGCATCGCCACCCAGCTGATGGTGGAAAAGGAACTGGCCAAGACCGGCCAGCCGGGCCGCCGCGAGCTGGGCCGCGAGAAATTCCTGGAGAAGGTCTGGGACTGGAAGGGCCAATACGGCTCGACCATCGTGGGCCAGCTTCAGCGACTTGGCTCGTCCTGTGACTGGTCGCGCAATGCCTTCACCATGGCGGGCGCACCGGGCGATCCGCGCACCGGCCACGAAAATAGCCCGAATTTCCACGATGCCGTCATCAAGGTCTTCGTGGATATGTATAACAAGGGCATGATCTATCGCGGCAAGCGTCTCGTGAACTGGGACCCCCATTTCGAGACCGCGATCTCGGACCTCGAAGTCGAGAATATCGAAGTCGCGGGCCATATGTGGCACTTCAAATACAAGCTGGCCGGTGGCGAGACCTATACCTACCGCGAGAAGGACGAAGACGGCAACGTCACCTTCGAGGAGGTGCGCGACTATATCTCCATCGCGACCACCCGCCCCGAAACCATGCTGGGCGATGGCGCGGTGGCCGTGAACCCCAAAGACGAGCGTTATGCGCCCATCGTCGGCAAGATGGTGCATCTGCCGCTCTGTGACCGTCTGATCCCGATCGTGGCGGACGAATATCCGGACATGACCTTCGGCTCGGGCGCCGTGAAGATCACCGGCGCGCATGATTTCAACGATTATCAGGTCGCCAAACGCTGCAACCTGCCGATGTATCGCCTGATGGACATGCAGGGCGCGATGCGCGCCGATGGCCTGCCCTACGAGGATTGCGTGGCGCGTGCCCGCGAGATCGCGGCAGGCGCCGAAGCGGGCGAGATGGAGATCGACAGCCTCAACCTCGTGCCCGAGAAATATCGCGGCATGGACCGGTTCGAGGCCCGCAAGGCGGTGATCGCGGATATCAATGCCGCCGGGCTTGCGGTGACGATCGAGAAGATCATTACTGATGACGAGGATAACGAAGCCGCGATCTGGGTGCCTTATGTCGAGGACAAGCCGATCATGCAGCCCTTCGGCGACCGCTCGAAGGTGGTGATCGAGCCGATGCTGACCGACCAGTGGTTCGTCGATGCCGAGAAGATCGTGGGCAAGGCACTGGATGCCGTGCGCGATGGCCGCACCAAGATCATGCCGGAATCGGGCGAGAAGACCTATTTCCACTGGCTCGAAAACATCGAGCCGTGGTGCATCTCGCGCCAGCTCTGGTGGGGGCATCAGATCCCTGTATGGTATGGCCTGGACCTGTCGGTGACGGGTTTCACCGATGACGAGAACAATGGCGATCTGGACGAGGTCGAACTGGGCCGTCTCTTGAACGAAGGCGGCATGCTGCACCGTGGTGACATCCACCATTGCGCCGCCGATTTCGACTCGGTGACCGAGATGTTCCGCGATGCGAATGCCGCTCTGCCCGTGCCACTCTCGGCGGCCCGTATCGTCGAGGTGGCCGACCGGAAGGCCGCAATGGAAACGCTGGCGGCATCTCTGGCCGAGTATAACCTGTCTCAGGACCCGACCCATCTGGTCTATCCGGTCTGGCGCGACGGCGATGTGCTCGATACCTGGTTCTCTTCGGGCCTCTGGCCGATCGGCACGCTGGGCTGGCCGAACTGGGACGAGAGCACCAAGAAATACTTCCCGACCGATGTTCTGGTCACCGGCTTTGACATCCTGTTCTTCTGGGTGGCGCGCATGATGATGATGCAGCTCGCCGTTGTCGATCAGGTGCCGTTCCACACCGTCTACCTGCACCAGCTCGTGCGTGACGAGAAGGGCAAGAAGATGTCGAAGACCACCGGCAATGTCATCGATCCGCTGGAAATCATCGACGAGTTCGGGGCCGACGCGCTGCGCTTCACCAATGCGTCGATGGCGGCCCTTGGCGGCGTGCTGAAACTCTCGAAAGACCGCATCGCGGGCTATCGCAACTTCGGCACCAAGATCTGGAACGCGACCCGCTTCGCAGAGATGAATGGGGTGTTCGAGGGCGCACCTGTCGCAATGCCCGCGCCCACCCATACGGTAAACCGCTGGATCGTGGGCGAGGTCGCCAAGGTCCGCGAAGAGGTCGATGCGGCCTTTGACACCTATCGTTTCAATGACGCCGCCAACGCACTTTACGGCTTCGTCTGGGGCAAGGTCTGCGACTGGTATGTCGAATTCGCCAAGCCTCTGTTTGACGGCGAGCATGCACAGGAAACCCGCGAGACCATGCGCTGGGTGCTGGATCAGGCCTATACCATGCTGCACCCGATCATGCCCTTCATCACCGAAGAGCTCTGGGAGCTGACCGGCGAGCGCACGAAGCTTCTGGCCCATGGCGATTGGCCCGTTTACACGGCAGCGGAACTCGTTGACCCGGCAGCCGATGCCGAGATGAACTGGGTGATCGCGCTGATCGAGGAAATCCGCTCCTCGCGGGCGCAGATGGGCGTGCCGGTGGGACTGAAACTGCCGATGATCCTGGCCGAGGCCGATGCGGCGGCGCGTGCGGCGCTTGCCAATAACGAGGCGCTGATCCTGAAACTGGCGCGCGTGGACAGCATCACCGAAGGGCCGATCCCGAAAGGGGCGATCTCGATCCCTGCCCATGGCGCGCTCTTCGGCCTGCCGCTCGAAGGGGTGATCGACGTCAAAGCCGAGAAGACTCGGTTGGAGAAGGCTCTGGCCAAGATCCAGAAGGAGATCGGCGGAATGGAGGGGCGTCTGAAGAACCCGAAATTCCTCGAAAAAGCCGAGGCCGAGGTGATCGAGGAAACTCGCGGCAATCTGGCACTTCGTCAGGAAGAGGCGGACAAGATCGCCGCTGCCGTCAAACGATTGGCAGAGCTGGGCTGA
- a CDS encoding AAA family ATPase gives MSDHFFVVTGGPGAGKTSLITELARRGFHTIPESGRAIIREEVARGGDALPWVDRMTYAERMLERDLGAYSAAQALSGPVIFDRGIPDIMGYLTLCGLPVPPHFAAAAKTARYNARVFLAPFWDEIFTQDTERKQTRAEAEATCAVMRETYTALGYQITELPRADIATRAGFVCKQLAN, from the coding sequence ATGAGCGACCATTTCTTCGTCGTGACGGGCGGTCCCGGTGCGGGCAAGACCAGCCTGATCACCGAGCTTGCCCGCCGCGGCTTTCACACGATCCCCGAATCCGGCCGCGCGATCATTCGCGAGGAGGTGGCGCGCGGCGGAGATGCCCTCCCCTGGGTGGATCGCATGACATATGCCGAACGGATGCTGGAGCGGGACCTGGGCGCCTACAGCGCCGCACAGGCACTCTCAGGACCTGTCATCTTCGATCGAGGCATCCCCGACATCATGGGCTACCTGACGCTCTGCGGCCTCCCCGTGCCGCCCCACTTCGCCGCTGCGGCCAAGACAGCCCGTTACAACGCCCGCGTCTTCCTGGCGCCGTTCTGGGATGAGATCTTCACGCAGGACACCGAACGCAAGCAGACCCGCGCCGAAGCCGAAGCGACCTGCGCCGTCATGCGGGAGACCTACACCGCGCTCGGATACCAAATCACAGAACTGCCGCGCGCCGACATTGCAACACGTGCCGGCTTTGTCTGTAAGCAACTGGCAAATTGA